The stretch of DNA TCCCCATTAAATCCCTCCCACTGGCTGCGGTGCTTATTATTTGCAGCGCCTGGGAATGATGTGTGGAATTGAGACTGAGTGGAATTGAAGAATTTGTAGCTGTTAGCATGCccgaatttatttcttctgttGTAGTAAAATTCAGAGCGCCAATAGTAGCAATTGACTGGGGATTCGTAAAAGTCGCCCCACCCGGCATTGCTATCTTTACTGCCGTCGATGATATTAAACCACTAGAGATAGGATCTGTTATCAACGAAGCTGTTGTTGTGGAGAATAAATTCTTCGGTGTTATTAGTGTATGCGAGCTCAAAGAACCTGCTGGATGGGGTGAGACTGTAGATTTCCTCGTAGGCGATGCAATCACAGGTGAACCAATTTGACCACTTGATATTTGCACAGGACCAGGACTCGGTGACATGACATTTGTTAAACTTGCCAATGATGATGAAGATCCATAACGTACTGGAGCTATAGAACTCGAGGGCATTAGTGGCTCAGTCGAAGACTCTgtaaaagaacaagaaaacaGCGCATAAGATACAAATTAAAAGAGTAAGAAGGGAGTTTGGTTGTTACCTCGTTCTCGAATACTGCTTGTAGGAATATCTGACTCCGGAAGAATGGTGGAGAAGTCAATGTTTTCATATTGTGACGATAATTCTCGCTTGAGGACAATAATCCTCTGCtgagatgaaattttttctttagccAGTCTCTCCATTTCATGTTCCAGTTCACGCTCTTTCCTTTTCAGTGTCTATACCAAAAGGtgatgagaataaaataaaaggtaaatttatgaatttatgcGAATTGACAATATTCTCCAGGAATGGACATTGAAGATGTATTGGAAACATGCCTGTATGTAGCGGATGGCGGCACTTAAAATAGAGAGATTGGATGTCTTCTTCTCCTCTGGCATCTGCGGCAATTGCTTCTTCAGCTGCTCGAAACATTCCTTGAGGTGAGCTCGGCGATTTTTCTCCAACTTGTTGTGCACTTCACGTGTGCCCGCCCTGAGAATGCATGGGCTACGTTGGGTTCCACTGGACATGgcaatatttttaatgctaaCCCCAATCTTTTGATACCCCACACATTCCTCTCTTTTGTATGACTTGTGCAACAAAATATCCAAACAAGAATAATCATTTTGGTCTTTCCTGAGTTTTAACAGTTGATAAAAACTAATGCAaacattcaaatttaattcgCTAATAAATGTAGCTTAATACAAAACAAAAGACCATTTACTTTACTGCTGTAATGAGGTATTTTGTTGATAGTAATTTATCATCACACAGTGAGTCATGTGGCACAGAGGATCATTAACCATGGGGAGCAATTggcatttaaaattcttaccCATTACTGTTTGTACTCGTTGTTCGTCGTCGTCCTGTCGGCGTTGACTGAATTTGTAGCTGGATTTGCTCCAATGTGGCAGAACCATTGTGTGTCATGGCAGACACAGTACTGGCGGTTATGCCATTTCCACCAGTTGCTGCTGTGAGATTGAGGCCAGAGACTGATGTGACACTACTACCGCTAAAGTATCCGCTAGATCCATTCAAATTGAGACTCGACTGCGAAGTATCCTCACCTCCTCCCACGAGGACATGCTGAATGAGCGTTGTCGTTGCACCATTACCAACGACAGGATGATTGGAGGAAACAGACGAGCTGCGACTTCGCGACAACTCAAATGATGACTGTGGAGAAGATTGGGTGCTACTGCCACTGTGAGTatgatgctgctgctgcggtGGATGGCTAAACACCACAAGCGGTGGGGTGGTGAGCGTGTGTCCATTTAGGAGGGGTtcttctgtaaaaaaaaaaacaatgagagCTCATTGCTTACGggcataaaacgcattttttacTACTGCCGCAAGAAACGGCTacaggaaatttaattttccccacTCTGGCgcaattttctgcatttttcgCTGTTGCGCCGTGTCTGGGATACGCATTCCAGGGAAAAAGGGGTAATTTTTGCTGCCGGCGGAATGTCGCCGGCGGGAAACCCTGAATTTTCCCCGGAAAATGCGTAAAAACTGCGAAAAGCTCCCAGTGAGAGTGAGACGGATGCTGGCCATGAAAAAGCATAATCCTTCTCACGATCTACTACTAATTGCTATCTATCCCTTTCTAGGGCAGAAACACCCATGGTTAGAGCGCCGTCGTGGAAACATTGCCCCATGGCGCACACATACACATACACCTCTAGCGGCATCACACCACTCCCCACCAAATGTCTACAAAGCACAACACGTGAACTTGAAGCACGCGGCTTCAATAGAAACCATCACACTACCTAGattcttttttatgctttctttCCCAACACAACGGCAACCCAGAGTGTACAGACACGTTCTCTTGCATGCTATGCTCATGAGCTCCTTCGAGCCATTATGCTAGCCATTATTTCTGTGAAGTTCATCAATTTTTACACAAACACTCTGCAGCGTAACATGGAAACGTGTAAAATACTTtgtatattttacattattttattataaaatctcGAAGCCACgtgaaataaaaatcgattcttacttttcttttttgttttaatttagggtgcagaattgaaaaaaaaataggggagATGAGGATGCTAAAAGGAGTTGAGAGTGACAGTAGGGACACGCTATTTCTTAACTATTCTAACTACAAAATATATAGTAAcgatgaaatttttcttagagaCTTCAATAGACAGAAATTCTAGTACACTTTCCAAAGAATAAGGGACTTGTTTGCCTACCTGAACCACTGCCATCGAGACGAATCAATGTTGGAAATTGTTGATGCTGCGATAAAAGCAAGTTTCCAGTATTTGCTGTGGTATTGCTATTCAGCACAGGACTCCCCAAGGGCGATGTTGCCTGTTGATTGTGCACATATCGAACTATGTTGGTCGGTTGATTTGTGTTGTTGGACAAAATGCGGGGCGCTGTAGATGTTTCATGAGCACCACTCAGCAGCGGTGGGAACGTTGTGGCATATGTAACTTGACTTGAAGATGTTGATATGGATCGTTGCCTAGACAATTCCTCTTGCTGTTCTATATATTTAGCTGCTTCCAAAAGTGTATCCAGTGCTGAAGTCATATTACAACAAAAAGTatatctgcaaaaaaaaaaagaagaagaagaaacatttaaatCCCTCTGAATTGTACCAAGTTTGAGTCCTATCGGATACTTGATAAGTATTCTAATATccagtatatgtatgtagtcaACCCTAAATCTagctttttagctgtgattctttcgatttTCAATCAGTTTCAACGACTTTTCTTTGTTACCCTATATGTTTTTCACAAGTTCGACTCGTAGAGCAAAACCTCCTAGAGTGCGACGAAATTGAAGTGAAATGCATCTTTGGGTTTCATTTTTATCATCcccatgaaaaataatttgtgaggATTTTCTCAATTCCGGTACTTTTATGCGCAAACACCCCCGCAACTCGGTGaatcaacacacacacacataaacaTACAAACACACACTACACAATTCGGACGCACCAGCAGCTACATCAGG from Lutzomyia longipalpis isolate SR_M1_2022 chromosome 1, ASM2433408v1 encodes:
- the LOC129797456 gene encoding mucin-2-like isoform X4, with product MTSALDTLLEAAKYIEQQEELSRQRSISTSSSQVTYATTFPPLLSGAHETSTAPRILSNNTNQPTNIVRYVHNQQATSPLGSPVLNSNTTANTGNLLLSQHQQFPTLIRLDGSGSEEPLLNGHTLTTPPLVVFSHPPQQQHHTHSGSSTQSSPQSSFELSRSRSSSVSSNHPVVGNGATTTLIQHVLVGGGEDTSQSSLNLNGSSGYFSGSSVTSVSGLNLTAATGGNGITASTVSAMTHNGSATLEQIQLQIQSTPTGRRRTTSTNSNGGTQRSPCILRAGTREVHNKLEKNRRAHLKECFEQLKKQLPQMPEEKKTSNLSILSAAIRYIQTLKRKERELEHEMERLAKEKISSQQRIIVLKRELSSQYENIDFSTILPESDIPTSSIRERESSTEPLMPSSSIAPVRYGSSSSLASLTNVMSPSPGPVQISSGQIGSPVIASPTRKSTVSPHPAGSLSSHTLITPKNLFSTTTASLITDPISSGLISSTAVKIAMPGGATFTNPQSIATIGALNFTTTEEINSGMLTATNSSIPLSLNSTHHSQALQIISTAASGRDLMGKNGIRSQTELRDTSPPSLVINGKEQPKLDLLTTAAAGTTKLDTEPPTKVIKLINGSIALASVDKESKIIPSGQLTLSQMMGGSSLVVSPIPFLTPSQSLRVIGSSANGLATIELNPASASTRTQGHHTVPQTSAAQLHKLLATGQTAACTTTMVSTSGVNTSVPSVQPELARLPGGAELNVLPTGPNGAIYRGQSGKLAIVNNGFPLKGSETTSANNRAVHVVTPIQSNSTPLSGLTPIMVSQGQGTASLAHIIASTSQLTGKVVTTPLSMNGQGLPLVPGTQYLSTTVMKPMVVAMASSSNNPASSAATLSTTTPSTNGLPPSTSSVVLHTVAPTTMATNEMTNFVSGPLNSGLSLKRFIL
- the LOC129797456 gene encoding mucin-2-like isoform X2, whose protein sequence is MHFTSISSHSRRFCSTSRTCEKHIGYTFCCNMTSALDTLLEAAKYIEQQEELSRQRSISTSSSQVTYATTFPPLLSGAHETSTAPRILSNNTNQPTNIVRYVHNQQATSPLGSPVLNSNTTANTGNLLLSQHQQFPTLIRLDGSGSEPLLNGHTLTTPPLVVFSHPPQQQHHTHSGSSTQSSPQSSFELSRSRSSSVSSNHPVVGNGATTTLIQHVLVGGGEDTSQSSLNLNGSSGYFSGSSVTSVSGLNLTAATGGNGITASTVSAMTHNGSATLEQIQLQIQSTPTGRRRTTSTNSNGGTQRSPCILRAGTREVHNKLEKNRRAHLKECFEQLKKQLPQMPEEKKTSNLSILSAAIRYIQTLKRKERELEHEMERLAKEKISSQQRIIVLKRELSSQYENIDFSTILPESDIPTSSIRERESSTEPLMPSSSIAPVRYGSSSSLASLTNVMSPSPGPVQISSGQIGSPVIASPTRKSTVSPHPAGSLSSHTLITPKNLFSTTTASLITDPISSGLISSTAVKIAMPGGATFTNPQSIATIGALNFTTTEEINSGMLTATNSSIPLSLNSTHHSQALQIISTAASGRDLMGKNGIRSQTELRDTSPPSLVINGKEQPKLDLLTTAAAGTTKLDTEPPTKVIKLINGSIALASVDKESKIIPSGQLTLSQMMGGSSLVVSPIPFLTPSQSLRVIGSSANGLATIELNPASASTRTQGHHTVPQTSAAQLHKLLATGQTAACTTTMVSTSGVNTSVPSVQPELARLPGGAELNVLPTGPNGAIYRGQSGKLAIVNNGFPLKGSETTSANNRAVHVVTPIQSNSTPLSGLTPIMVSQGQGTASLAHIIASTSQLTGKVVTTPLSMNGQGLPLVPGTQYLSTTVMKPMVVAMASSSNNPASSAATLSTTTPSTNGLPPSTSSVVLHTVAPTTMATNEMTNFVSGPLNSGLSLKRFIL
- the LOC129797456 gene encoding mucin-2-like isoform X1 encodes the protein MHFTSISSHSRRFCSTSRTCEKHIGYTFCCNMTSALDTLLEAAKYIEQQEELSRQRSISTSSSQVTYATTFPPLLSGAHETSTAPRILSNNTNQPTNIVRYVHNQQATSPLGSPVLNSNTTANTGNLLLSQHQQFPTLIRLDGSGSEEPLLNGHTLTTPPLVVFSHPPQQQHHTHSGSSTQSSPQSSFELSRSRSSSVSSNHPVVGNGATTTLIQHVLVGGGEDTSQSSLNLNGSSGYFSGSSVTSVSGLNLTAATGGNGITASTVSAMTHNGSATLEQIQLQIQSTPTGRRRTTSTNSNGGTQRSPCILRAGTREVHNKLEKNRRAHLKECFEQLKKQLPQMPEEKKTSNLSILSAAIRYIQTLKRKERELEHEMERLAKEKISSQQRIIVLKRELSSQYENIDFSTILPESDIPTSSIRERESSTEPLMPSSSIAPVRYGSSSSLASLTNVMSPSPGPVQISSGQIGSPVIASPTRKSTVSPHPAGSLSSHTLITPKNLFSTTTASLITDPISSGLISSTAVKIAMPGGATFTNPQSIATIGALNFTTTEEINSGMLTATNSSIPLSLNSTHHSQALQIISTAASGRDLMGKNGIRSQTELRDTSPPSLVINGKEQPKLDLLTTAAAGTTKLDTEPPTKVIKLINGSIALASVDKESKIIPSGQLTLSQMMGGSSLVVSPIPFLTPSQSLRVIGSSANGLATIELNPASASTRTQGHHTVPQTSAAQLHKLLATGQTAACTTTMVSTSGVNTSVPSVQPELARLPGGAELNVLPTGPNGAIYRGQSGKLAIVNNGFPLKGSETTSANNRAVHVVTPIQSNSTPLSGLTPIMVSQGQGTASLAHIIASTSQLTGKVVTTPLSMNGQGLPLVPGTQYLSTTVMKPMVVAMASSSNNPASSAATLSTTTPSTNGLPPSTSSVVLHTVAPTTMATNEMTNFVSGPLNSGLSLKRFIL
- the LOC129797456 gene encoding mucin-2-like isoform X3; protein product: MHFTSISSHSRRFCSTSRTCEKHIGYTFCCNMTSALDTLLEAAKYIEQQEELSRQRSISTSSSQVTYATTFPPLLSGAHETSTAPRILSNNTNQPTNIVRYVHNQQATSPLGSPVLNSNTTANTGNLLLSQHQQFPTLIRLDGSGSEEPLLNGHTLTTPPLVVFSHPPQQQHHTHSGSSTQSSPQSSFELSRSRSSSVSSNHPVVGNGATTTLIQHVLVGGGEDTSQSSLNLNGSSGYFSGSSVTSVSGLNLTAATGGNGITASTVSAMTHNGSATLEQIQLQIQSTPTGRRRTTSTNSNGAGTREVHNKLEKNRRAHLKECFEQLKKQLPQMPEEKKTSNLSILSAAIRYIQTLKRKERELEHEMERLAKEKISSQQRIIVLKRELSSQYENIDFSTILPESDIPTSSIRERESSTEPLMPSSSIAPVRYGSSSSLASLTNVMSPSPGPVQISSGQIGSPVIASPTRKSTVSPHPAGSLSSHTLITPKNLFSTTTASLITDPISSGLISSTAVKIAMPGGATFTNPQSIATIGALNFTTTEEINSGMLTATNSSIPLSLNSTHHSQALQIISTAASGRDLMGKNGIRSQTELRDTSPPSLVINGKEQPKLDLLTTAAAGTTKLDTEPPTKVIKLINGSIALASVDKESKIIPSGQLTLSQMMGGSSLVVSPIPFLTPSQSLRVIGSSANGLATIELNPASASTRTQGHHTVPQTSAAQLHKLLATGQTAACTTTMVSTSGVNTSVPSVQPELARLPGGAELNVLPTGPNGAIYRGQSGKLAIVNNGFPLKGSETTSANNRAVHVVTPIQSNSTPLSGLTPIMVSQGQGTASLAHIIASTSQLTGKVVTTPLSMNGQGLPLVPGTQYLSTTVMKPMVVAMASSSNNPASSAATLSTTTPSTNGLPPSTSSVVLHTVAPTTMATNEMTNFVSGPLNSGLSLKRFIL